The Verrucomicrobium spinosum DSM 4136 = JCM 18804 genome includes a region encoding these proteins:
- a CDS encoding FMN-binding protein yields MTVRFIASVASLPAAPLVCHAEVFLSLEQAQRLIFPGETLAEASLILTERQKRQVEQASGVKVRDRHVRAWRTPGGGLFLLDTVTGKHEEITYACGIATSGQVKQIEVMAYREAYGQQVRNASWRKQFVGATVHSDLTVGGDIRHLSGATFSCGSITDGVRRLLHTHAIAFSSPSPVPATAFTVC; encoded by the coding sequence ATGACTGTCCGCTTTATCGCCAGCGTCGCCAGCCTGCCCGCGGCCCCGTTGGTCTGCCATGCCGAGGTGTTCCTGAGCCTGGAACAGGCCCAGCGGCTGATATTTCCCGGAGAGACGCTTGCGGAAGCATCCCTCATCCTCACCGAACGCCAGAAGCGCCAAGTGGAACAGGCCTCTGGGGTGAAGGTGAGGGACCGCCATGTCCGCGCCTGGCGCACCCCGGGTGGAGGATTGTTTCTCCTCGATACGGTGACAGGTAAACACGAGGAGATCACCTATGCCTGCGGCATCGCCACCAGCGGGCAGGTGAAGCAGATCGAGGTGATGGCGTACCGCGAGGCCTACGGCCAGCAGGTGCGCAACGCCTCCTGGCGCAAGCAGTTCGTGGGGGCCACGGTGCACTCTGATCTCACGGTGGGCGGGGACATCCGCCACCTGAGTGGTGCCACCTTCTCCTGTGGCAGCATCACCGACGGCGTGCGCCGCCTGCTGCACACGCACGCGATTGCCTTCTCGAGCCCCTCGCCTGTGCCGGCCACCGCATTCACGGTGTGCTGA
- a CDS encoding FAD:protein FMN transferase gives MPEYNRIKRARPLLGTLVEITLEGKRDEKTLHTLAGAAFTEIERVHRLMSFHDPHSDISRLNTDGRGRPVPLHPWTIEVLRCAENLKNDTAGLFDVCIAGSLLHLGYLPGQGTKVPPLCRFGIIKLYDNHQARLYGGAYVDVGGIAKGFAVDKAVDILRGIGGLSGIVNAGGDLRVFGAKSQLVNLRDPSEPGTSHHAIQLKDGALATTGSYFSRKKLPEGAWVAPLIHPHTRRANPGSRSVTVAAPTAMLADALTKVAWFARAEDSARLLKTYRASGWVLGKHQEVVPLTGKAA, from the coding sequence ATGCCGGAGTACAACCGCATCAAACGCGCCCGCCCTCTGCTGGGGACGCTGGTGGAGATCACGCTGGAGGGCAAGCGGGACGAAAAAACGCTGCACACCCTGGCGGGAGCCGCCTTCACCGAGATCGAACGGGTGCACAGGCTCATGAGCTTTCACGATCCGCACAGCGACATCTCCCGTCTCAATACAGACGGTCGCGGCCGCCCCGTGCCGCTGCACCCGTGGACCATCGAGGTGCTGCGCTGCGCTGAAAATTTGAAGAACGACACGGCAGGACTTTTTGACGTGTGCATTGCCGGCTCGCTGCTGCATCTGGGTTATCTCCCCGGGCAGGGCACCAAGGTGCCGCCACTGTGCCGCTTCGGCATCATCAAGCTCTACGACAATCACCAGGCCCGGCTCTACGGCGGTGCCTATGTGGACGTGGGCGGCATTGCCAAAGGCTTCGCTGTGGACAAGGCCGTGGACATCCTCCGCGGCATCGGTGGTCTAAGCGGCATTGTCAACGCGGGCGGCGATCTGCGGGTGTTTGGTGCCAAGTCGCAGCTGGTGAACCTGCGTGATCCGTCGGAACCCGGCACCTCCCACCACGCCATCCAGCTCAAGGATGGTGCCTTGGCCACCACCGGCAGTTACTTCAGCCGCAAAAAGTTGCCCGAAGGGGCCTGGGTGGCCCCGCTCATTCATCCCCACACCCGCCGCGCCAATCCCGGCAGCCGCAGCGTCACCGTCGCCGCTCCCACCGCCATGCTGGCCGATGCCCTCACCAAAGTGGCATGGTTCGCCCGCGCAGAGGACTCCGCCCGTCTCCTGAAAACTTATCGCGCGAGCGGCTGGGTTTTAGGAAAGCACCAAGAGGTGGTGCCTCTCACGGGGAAGGCGGCTTAG
- a CDS encoding 2-dehydropantoate 2-reductase, protein MALFNHHLPDYRIAIVGSGAVGCYYGGRLAQYGRDVHFLMRSDYDQVKRHGLKILSKQGDAHLQGVKVHRTADEIGPCDLVIIALKTTSNEALLEIIPPLLHEKSMLLTLQNGLGNEELLAGHYGAERVLGGLCHVCINRTAPGVIQHLAQGLIALGEHSGWPQPRTHEIASEFKRCGIVCNVEESLATARWRKLVWNIPFNGLSIVGGEGRTGLDTAQMLADDSLTYLVRALMHEVIGAARKLGCEIPSSLADDMIKSTKAMGGYRTSSLIDYEEGREVELDAIWGEPLRRAANAGAEVGRLETLYYLLKRKLG, encoded by the coding sequence ATGGCGCTTTTCAATCATCATCTGCCCGACTACCGCATCGCCATCGTCGGAAGCGGCGCTGTTGGCTGCTACTACGGCGGTCGTCTGGCCCAGTACGGGCGGGACGTGCACTTCCTCATGCGCAGCGACTATGACCAGGTGAAACGCCATGGCCTAAAGATCCTGAGCAAGCAGGGCGACGCCCATCTCCAGGGGGTCAAGGTGCACCGCACCGCGGATGAGATCGGCCCGTGTGACCTGGTCATCATCGCGCTCAAGACCACCTCAAACGAGGCGCTGCTCGAGATCATCCCGCCGCTCCTGCATGAAAAGTCCATGCTGCTCACGCTGCAAAACGGCCTGGGAAACGAGGAACTGCTGGCCGGGCACTACGGAGCAGAAAGGGTGCTGGGCGGCCTCTGCCACGTGTGCATCAACCGCACCGCGCCAGGGGTGATCCAGCACCTCGCGCAGGGCCTGATTGCCCTGGGCGAGCACTCCGGCTGGCCCCAACCGCGCACGCATGAGATCGCCTCCGAGTTCAAGCGGTGCGGCATCGTCTGCAACGTGGAGGAGAGCCTGGCCACCGCCCGCTGGCGCAAGCTGGTGTGGAACATCCCTTTCAACGGCCTCTCCATCGTTGGGGGGGAAGGCCGGACCGGCCTGGATACCGCCCAGATGCTCGCCGACGACTCCCTCACCTACCTCGTCCGCGCCCTCATGCACGAGGTGATCGGAGCCGCGCGCAAGCTGGGCTGCGAGATCCCCTCCTCCCTGGCGGATGACATGATCAAATCCACCAAGGCCATGGGCGGCTACCGCACCAGCAGCCTCATCGACTACGAAGAAGGTCGTGAAGTCGAGCTCGACGCCATCTGGGGTGAGCCCCTCCGCCGTGCGGCCAACGCCGGAGCCGAGGTGGGGAGGCTGGAGACGCTGTATTACCTGCTGAAGCGGAAGCTTGGTTGA
- a CDS encoding carbohydrate kinase family protein → MFYVPAPLASPELPAKEVLGVGAATWDRFVVVPEFPQGDGVTQALELHEQGGGPVATALCVMAALGTPARLLDTQGDDAVGQAILEELRMLGVRTESIAIHPGARSALAHILVRQRDGARHIFFHPANCPEPDAEVILSKSFGKVGLVHLNGRHETAARQALTWAQEAGVPVSFDGGAGRYRESIRDLVLGSGLRILASKFACAFTGAGSLESAAEILRKDDPELLVITDGVKGSWIWPRGEPSFHEPAVKVENVVDTTGCGDVYHGAFLHGWMQQWPARRCARVASEMAAETAKHVGGREAIRRIGSSVIQ, encoded by the coding sequence ATGTTTTACGTTCCCGCCCCCCTTGCCAGCCCGGAACTTCCCGCAAAAGAGGTGCTGGGCGTGGGCGCTGCCACCTGGGATCGATTTGTGGTGGTTCCAGAGTTCCCCCAGGGGGATGGCGTCACCCAGGCTCTGGAGTTGCACGAACAGGGCGGCGGACCGGTGGCCACGGCTTTGTGTGTGATGGCGGCCCTTGGAACGCCCGCACGGCTGCTGGACACTCAGGGGGACGATGCCGTCGGACAGGCGATCCTGGAGGAGCTGCGAATGTTGGGAGTGCGAACCGAGTCGATCGCCATCCACCCGGGCGCTCGTTCGGCCCTGGCCCACATCCTCGTGCGACAGCGCGACGGGGCCCGTCACATCTTTTTCCACCCTGCGAACTGCCCCGAACCTGATGCTGAGGTGATCCTAAGCAAATCCTTTGGCAAAGTGGGTCTGGTGCATCTCAACGGCCGGCATGAAACGGCGGCGCGACAGGCCCTGACGTGGGCGCAGGAGGCCGGGGTGCCGGTGTCCTTCGACGGCGGGGCCGGGAGATATCGCGAATCCATTCGCGATCTGGTGTTGGGCAGCGGCCTGCGCATCCTGGCGAGCAAGTTTGCCTGCGCCTTCACCGGGGCGGGCAGCCTTGAGTCCGCCGCGGAGATATTGCGCAAGGATGATCCGGAGCTGCTGGTCATCACCGATGGCGTGAAGGGCTCTTGGATCTGGCCACGGGGGGAGCCATCATTTCATGAACCCGCGGTAAAGGTCGAGAACGTGGTGGACACCACGGGCTGCGGGGATGTGTACCATGGAGCCTTTTTGCACGGCTGGATGCAGCAGTGGCCCGCCCGCCGCTGCGCCCGCGTGGCCAGTGAGATGGCGGCGGAGACGGCCAAGCATGTGGGCGGGCGCGAGGCGATCCGGAGAATCGGTAGTTCAGTAATTCAGTAA
- a CDS encoding RNA polymerase sigma factor has translation MSLATYGGVVTRRDWAGWPASGDRDVPLFECPMDQESDENLMLRVAARDQAAFGALYDRFSGSLHALVRRILEDDQEAVEVLQEGFLYLWEHAPSYDPTRSKAFTWAVVVFRHKAIDRLRALRRRSRVADKAAELLPPLDDSAERSDQAADRQERAELVRQALLALPEDQRKYIEWAFLKGYTHHQLAELFGAPLGTVKTHIRRGLVRLRDLLKGGLS, from the coding sequence ATGTCTCTCGCCACTTACGGCGGCGTGGTCACGAGGCGTGACTGGGCCGGGTGGCCTGCCAGCGGGGACCGGGATGTCCCCTTGTTTGAGTGTCCCATGGATCAGGAATCGGATGAAAACCTCATGCTACGTGTTGCCGCGCGGGATCAAGCCGCGTTCGGAGCACTGTACGACCGGTTTTCTGGCTCTCTTCACGCGTTGGTGAGGCGCATTTTGGAGGACGATCAGGAGGCGGTGGAAGTACTACAGGAGGGGTTTCTCTACCTGTGGGAGCACGCGCCGTCCTACGACCCCACTCGCAGCAAAGCCTTCACCTGGGCTGTGGTTGTTTTCCGGCACAAGGCCATCGACCGCCTGCGGGCTCTGCGTCGTCGCAGCCGTGTGGCGGACAAGGCGGCAGAACTGCTGCCTCCTCTGGATGATAGCGCGGAGCGCTCGGATCAGGCTGCAGACCGCCAGGAGCGTGCGGAACTGGTGCGTCAGGCCCTGCTGGCCCTGCCTGAAGACCAGCGCAAATACATTGAATGGGCCTTCCTTAAAGGTTACACCCATCATCAATTGGCAGAACTTTTCGGAGCCCCCTTGGGCACAGTGAAAACCCACATCCGCCGCGGTCTGGTGCGACTGCGCGACTTGCTGAAAGGAGGTCTGTCATGA
- a CDS encoding cupin domain-containing protein, with protein MNSIQGYHLITPADLAWRPSNLMRIPNADYLERTGSENLGARLWRLPPQSANTLHKHVRTEEFYFVLEGTGRIRVGEDTLTVPKHGGVLVGPEMLRQVFNDTDEEVLWLIVGAPELELEPDQVGDMSLYYPVEPTQLPPELDGVNWPPK; from the coding sequence ATGAATTCCATCCAAGGATACCACCTCATTACCCCCGCAGACCTCGCCTGGCGTCCTTCCAACCTGATGCGGATTCCGAATGCCGACTACCTGGAACGCACGGGCAGCGAGAACTTGGGAGCGCGGCTCTGGCGTCTGCCTCCCCAAAGCGCCAACACTCTGCACAAACACGTGCGGACCGAGGAGTTCTACTTTGTGCTGGAGGGAACCGGTCGTATTCGGGTCGGTGAGGACACTCTCACTGTGCCGAAGCACGGTGGCGTGCTCGTAGGACCAGAAATGCTACGGCAAGTGTTCAATGACACGGACGAAGAGGTGTTGTGGCTCATCGTAGGCGCGCCTGAACTCGAGCTGGAACCTGATCAGGTGGGCGACATGAGTCTCTATTACCCAGTGGAACCCACCCAGTTGCCTCCTGAACTCGACGGGGTAAACTGGCCGCCGAAGTAA
- a CDS encoding anti-sigma factor has protein sequence MTDRQEEQAAMYSLHVLDEHDKRILRSEMKVDARLREAVAEFEETAAEIAHLLPEEAPPPELRARLLAEIRRSKRSNIVTGVVFGFIRSPWVAWAAAAGLAFGAFRLWEEKQQIAAQIPALQASEVRAKEETQLAEQAKTELEQRLVAATSNTAALTAEVSRLKQANAVSSMEIATLRSGIKRYEEGVAVVVWDSNAQQGQLKMDKMPPVQPNKDYQLWVIDKAKTKPVDAGVVKVNDRGRATITFKPVQPITDASRFALSVEKEGGVPEGEGSIIMISP, from the coding sequence ATGACAGATCGTCAGGAAGAACAGGCCGCCATGTACTCGCTGCATGTGCTGGACGAGCATGACAAGCGCATCTTGCGCAGTGAGATGAAGGTGGACGCCCGCCTCCGCGAAGCCGTGGCCGAGTTTGAGGAAACGGCCGCCGAAATCGCCCACCTGCTGCCAGAAGAAGCCCCTCCACCGGAGTTGCGTGCACGTCTCCTTGCAGAGATCCGCCGTTCCAAGCGCTCGAACATCGTTACCGGGGTCGTCTTTGGGTTCATTCGCAGTCCGTGGGTGGCATGGGCTGCTGCGGCGGGACTTGCCTTTGGTGCCTTCCGCCTGTGGGAGGAAAAGCAGCAGATCGCCGCCCAGATTCCGGCTCTTCAGGCGAGTGAAGTGCGGGCCAAGGAGGAGACTCAACTGGCCGAGCAGGCCAAGACAGAGCTTGAGCAGAGACTGGTTGCTGCCACGTCCAACACCGCGGCTCTCACGGCTGAGGTGTCCCGGCTCAAGCAGGCCAATGCCGTCTCCAGCATGGAGATCGCGACGCTGCGCTCCGGGATCAAGCGCTATGAAGAAGGCGTGGCCGTGGTGGTCTGGGACAGCAACGCCCAGCAGGGCCAGCTGAAAATGGACAAGATGCCGCCTGTGCAGCCCAACAAGGATTACCAGCTCTGGGTCATCGACAAGGCCAAGACCAAGCCTGTGGATGCCGGGGTGGTGAAGGTGAACGACCGTGGGCGAGCCACCATCACCTTCAAGCCTGTGCAACCCATCACCGACGCCTCCCGCTTCGCCCTAAGTGTGGAGAAGGAAGGCGGCGTGCCTGAAGGGGAAGGCAGCATCATCATGATCAGCCCTTAG
- a CDS encoding ISAs1-like element ISVsp18 family transposase, translating to MKWGMSSASASPDSNLREVFQSIDDWRVQRTQRHDLADILVIATCAMLCGQGHYTHMEAFGNLKRTWLESFLALPNGIPSHDTFRKVFSLLDPKRFMEAFSLWTQGVLRQLSSEGLESGLKGVIAIDGKALRGAVDKGQAPAVIVGAWASELSLCLGQVKVADKSNEIGAMPELLEMLALKGCIVTIDAMGCQREVARKIIQQKGDYILALKSNQESLHQQVSHYLDTGEDLARAEGNFHQEESDGHGRHEVRRCWVSEEVECWLQGAEKWAGLRSVAAVECERTVAGQTTVQRRYFISSLKADAALIAASVRAHWGIENSLHWVLDVTFGEDESRSRRGYSAENLATLRRLTHAMIKRENPNSKKSVNQRRFEAGLSTDYLQTLLGVNLDA from the coding sequence ATGAAGTGGGGCATGTCTTCCGCCTCTGCATCTCCTGACAGCAACCTTCGTGAAGTTTTTCAGAGCATTGATGACTGGAGGGTGCAGCGTACCCAGCGACATGATCTGGCCGACATCCTGGTGATTGCCACCTGCGCCATGCTGTGCGGTCAGGGGCATTACACCCATATGGAAGCCTTCGGCAATCTGAAGCGCACTTGGTTGGAGAGCTTTCTTGCCCTGCCCAACGGCATTCCCAGTCACGACACGTTCCGTAAAGTCTTCAGCCTGCTTGATCCCAAGCGCTTCATGGAAGCCTTCAGTCTCTGGACCCAAGGTGTATTGCGCCAACTCTCCAGCGAGGGGCTTGAGAGCGGTCTCAAAGGGGTGATCGCCATTGATGGAAAGGCACTGCGCGGGGCCGTCGACAAAGGGCAGGCACCTGCGGTCATCGTGGGGGCTTGGGCCAGTGAATTGAGCCTGTGCCTTGGACAGGTCAAGGTTGCTGACAAGAGCAATGAGATTGGCGCGATGCCGGAGTTGTTGGAAATGCTGGCGTTGAAAGGCTGCATCGTGACCATCGACGCCATGGGCTGCCAGAGGGAGGTGGCCAGGAAAATCATCCAGCAAAAGGGGGACTACATCCTGGCCCTCAAAAGCAACCAGGAAAGCCTCCATCAACAGGTCAGCCACTATTTGGACACGGGGGAGGACCTGGCCAGGGCAGAAGGCAACTTTCATCAAGAGGAAAGCGATGGGCACGGCCGGCATGAAGTGCGTCGCTGTTGGGTGAGTGAGGAAGTGGAATGCTGGCTGCAGGGGGCAGAAAAGTGGGCGGGACTGCGCAGCGTGGCTGCGGTGGAATGCGAGCGCACCGTGGCGGGTCAGACCACGGTGCAAAGGCGTTACTTCATCAGCAGTTTGAAAGCCGATGCCGCGCTCATTGCAGCCTCAGTACGCGCTCACTGGGGGATTGAAAACTCGCTGCACTGGGTTCTAGATGTGACCTTTGGCGAAGATGAGAGCCGGTCTAGAAGAGGTTACAGCGCGGAGAATCTGGCCACCCTTCGACGCCTGACTCATGCAATGATCAAGCGAGAGAACCCAAACTCCAAAAAATCGGTCAACCAACGCAGATTCGAAGCCGGACTCAGTACAGACTATCTCCA
- a CDS encoding metallophosphatase domain-containing protein, whose product MPRLCISADTHGKHRDLTIPECDLLIHCGDFCNIGQQEQETFEDVDAWFAEIPAGQIICIGGNHDALLQNREFRFSQAIYLEDEGIEVGGLKVYGSPWCPDLAGFAFYAKEQDLMTRWSQIPEGIDILLTHTPPFGVLDVASAGDVHLGCLHLRREVDRIRPQIHAFGHVHASSGVLTEGGIHFVNAAVVGGPAGKVRSKPVSVDVVCARGSVQLSNLLLERGGEGNR is encoded by the coding sequence ATGCCCCGCCTTTGCATCAGCGCCGACACCCACGGCAAGCACAGGGATTTGACCATCCCTGAATGCGACTTGCTGATTCATTGCGGAGACTTCTGCAACATCGGACAGCAAGAACAGGAGACGTTCGAAGACGTTGACGCCTGGTTTGCCGAGATTCCCGCTGGTCAGATCATTTGTATCGGTGGAAATCACGATGCCCTGCTGCAAAACCGGGAGTTTCGCTTTTCTCAAGCCATCTACCTTGAAGATGAAGGCATTGAGGTGGGAGGGTTGAAGGTCTATGGATCACCCTGGTGTCCCGACCTCGCAGGATTTGCATTTTATGCTAAAGAGCAGGACTTGATGACGAGATGGAGTCAGATCCCTGAAGGCATCGACATCTTGTTGACGCACACGCCCCCGTTTGGAGTATTGGATGTGGCCAGTGCAGGCGATGTCCATCTCGGCTGTCTGCACTTGCGGAGGGAGGTGGATCGCATTCGCCCGCAGATTCATGCGTTCGGCCACGTGCATGCCAGCAGCGGTGTTTTGACGGAAGGCGGGATCCATTTTGTGAATGCTGCCGTGGTAGGTGGTCCAGCTGGCAAGGTTAGGAGCAAGCCGGTGAGTGTCGATGTCGTGTGTGCTCGGGGTAGTGTTCAGCTCTCGAATCTCCTGCTCGAGAGAGGAGGCGAGGGGAACCGGTGA